In the genome of Kitasatospora cineracea, one region contains:
- a CDS encoding pyridoxamine 5'-phosphate oxidase family protein gives MDRDDRVEDLSEAECLRLLGTVPLGRVVYTEHALPAVLPVAFRVAADGRLVLALRTGTRVARALDGTVAAFQVDDFDRAGRCGWSVLVHGRAEVVRDAGERAALHSGGLLPWIPEPGPEYVAISPELVSGRRVRPDAADQDTCPAPRPHCA, from the coding sequence ATGGACCGTGACGACCGGGTGGAGGACCTCAGCGAGGCCGAGTGCCTGCGGCTGCTCGGCACCGTGCCGCTGGGGCGGGTGGTGTACACCGAGCACGCGCTCCCGGCGGTGCTCCCGGTGGCGTTCCGGGTGGCGGCGGACGGGCGGCTGGTGCTGGCGCTGCGCACCGGCACCCGGGTGGCGCGGGCGCTGGACGGCACGGTGGCGGCGTTCCAGGTGGACGACTTCGACCGGGCCGGCCGCTGCGGCTGGAGCGTGCTGGTGCACGGCCGCGCCGAGGTGGTGCGGGACGCGGGCGAGCGCGCCGCCCTGCACTCCGGCGGCCTGCTCCCGTGGATCCCGGAGCCGGGCCCGGAGTACGTGGCGATCAGCCCGGAGCTGGTCTCCGGCCGCCGGGTCCGCCCGGACGCCGCCGACCAGGACACCTGCCCGGCGCCGCGCCCCCACTGCGCCTGA
- a CDS encoding DUF6493 family protein: MSVESAEPALPAELAAPAGSAMPADFAEELAAAVREARFADVADLVTALPDARRRAALPRLRRLRRELRDSSHSRGGATTALLVAGAVCHTAPSGAADWIGGREFDVRYWAQPPLVALLDDRPAPWQREVALRLARRPADRTGWGSTVPYEIAEHLLRRSDTPPPAEPDFVAGWMRDRGRPEPRPWLRLLPPGPDLYARLSADAFAPVLAPLVFDADTAAHLSGPWSAGGPAQRWPAVLARLAAEGTVDRTALLGRGFARLVRGGAPGELRTYLEALRALAPGPDELADNRRALLALLDGPSTVAGYAQEALAALDGAGRLAAEEVAEASGVLLARPEKKLVRAQLGWLERVAADGRAELALRAAADCLGHPDRQLQGQALKLLKRHVASAEGELLTELRAAALLLDPAHARTAAELLGVDVPPLAAAQDADRLPEPPRRVPVPAPLATPAEVAEELAAALAAPEESVSFERVLDGLARQVWADRDALAAALAPVLPADEWRTLGGLAGAATGAVPRSRVLRALQSRADRLFRGWGFRGPVGEFLAARLHETAWRLAADPVPFLLSTPTWRNGALDARELAARLARYEQLGVRPGPVDFALALLRTAGDGTEDTRALTSPAGRQLAAWLRGGGLPRRDCVPVPAGTWTTGVRCAEFRRYAEQPEPAGPALELLTLPALDVPGVEPAAGPPAAVRALLGPSRDFQLGPAVTDSLPDSRWTALLPHHREELALRITGQLAESAADTPERGHPQLLPLLAEAEGPCGFAVHQALAYGLGAGHAEDRSATVDALLSLAAQRQLDPAALAAEVHELLVLGAVKPNRLAATLAELADPAPRLTWSVLAPLLPALLDGGPPRGAADLVAVAVDCARRSGARGPIDAVTRTAARKGGTKLLAEARNLAALLGPA; this comes from the coding sequence CCGGCGCCGGGCCGCGCTGCCCCGGCTCAGGCGGCTGCGCCGCGAACTGCGCGACAGCAGCCACTCCCGCGGCGGCGCCACCACCGCGCTGCTGGTCGCCGGAGCGGTCTGCCACACCGCTCCCTCCGGCGCCGCCGACTGGATCGGCGGCCGCGAGTTCGACGTCCGGTACTGGGCCCAGCCCCCGCTGGTCGCCCTGCTGGACGACCGGCCCGCCCCCTGGCAGCGCGAGGTCGCCCTCCGGCTGGCCCGCCGCCCCGCCGACCGCACCGGCTGGGGCAGCACCGTCCCCTACGAGATCGCCGAGCACCTGCTGCGCCGCAGCGACACCCCGCCGCCCGCCGAACCCGACTTCGTCGCCGGGTGGATGCGCGACCGCGGCCGCCCCGAACCCCGCCCGTGGCTGCGGCTGCTCCCGCCCGGCCCCGACCTGTACGCCCGGCTGAGCGCCGACGCCTTCGCGCCCGTCCTCGCCCCGCTGGTCTTCGACGCCGACACCGCCGCGCACCTGTCCGGCCCCTGGAGCGCCGGGGGCCCCGCCCAGCGCTGGCCCGCCGTACTGGCCCGGCTCGCCGCCGAGGGCACCGTCGACCGCACCGCCCTGCTCGGCCGCGGCTTCGCCCGGCTGGTGCGCGGCGGCGCCCCCGGCGAACTGCGCACCTACCTGGAGGCGCTGCGCGCGCTGGCCCCCGGCCCCGACGAGCTCGCCGACAACCGGCGGGCCCTGCTGGCCCTGCTGGACGGCCCCTCGACCGTCGCCGGGTACGCCCAGGAGGCGCTGGCCGCCCTGGACGGCGCGGGCCGGCTGGCGGCCGAGGAGGTCGCGGAGGCGTCCGGGGTGCTGCTGGCCCGCCCCGAGAAGAAGCTGGTGCGGGCCCAACTGGGCTGGCTGGAGCGGGTCGCCGCGGACGGCCGGGCGGAGCTCGCGCTGCGGGCCGCCGCCGACTGCCTCGGACACCCGGACCGGCAGCTGCAGGGACAGGCGCTGAAACTGCTGAAGCGTCACGTCGCTTCCGCAGAAGGCGAGTTGCTGACCGAGCTGCGGGCGGCGGCACTGCTGCTCGACCCCGCGCACGCCCGGACGGCCGCCGAACTGCTGGGCGTCGACGTGCCGCCGCTCGCCGCCGCGCAGGACGCCGACCGGCTGCCCGAACCGCCCCGGCGGGTCCCGGTGCCCGCGCCGCTCGCCACCCCCGCCGAGGTCGCCGAGGAACTGGCCGCCGCGCTGGCCGCCCCCGAGGAGAGCGTGTCCTTCGAACGCGTCCTGGACGGCCTGGCCCGCCAGGTCTGGGCCGACCGGGACGCGCTGGCCGCCGCGCTCGCCCCCGTCCTGCCCGCGGACGAGTGGCGCACCCTCGGCGGGCTGGCCGGCGCCGCCACCGGCGCCGTCCCCCGGTCGCGCGTCCTGCGGGCCCTGCAGTCCCGGGCGGACCGGCTGTTCAGGGGCTGGGGGTTCCGCGGCCCGGTCGGCGAGTTCCTGGCCGCCCGCCTGCACGAGACCGCCTGGCGGCTCGCCGCCGACCCCGTCCCGTTCCTGCTCTCCACCCCGACCTGGCGCAACGGCGCCCTGGACGCCCGGGAACTGGCGGCCCGGCTGGCCCGCTACGAGCAACTCGGCGTCCGGCCCGGGCCGGTGGACTTCGCACTGGCCCTGCTGCGCACGGCCGGCGACGGCACCGAGGACACCCGGGCGCTCACCTCGCCCGCCGGACGGCAGCTGGCGGCCTGGCTGCGCGGCGGCGGACTGCCCCGGCGCGACTGCGTCCCGGTGCCGGCCGGTACCTGGACCACCGGCGTCCGGTGCGCCGAGTTCCGCCGCTACGCGGAGCAGCCCGAACCGGCCGGACCCGCGCTGGAACTCCTCACGCTGCCCGCCCTGGACGTCCCCGGCGTCGAACCGGCGGCCGGCCCGCCCGCGGCCGTCCGGGCGCTGCTCGGCCCGTCCCGGGACTTCCAGCTCGGCCCCGCCGTGACGGACTCCCTGCCCGACTCCCGCTGGACCGCGCTGCTCCCGCACCACCGCGAGGAACTGGCGCTGCGGATCACCGGCCAGCTCGCCGAGTCCGCCGCCGACACCCCCGAACGCGGCCACCCCCAGCTGCTGCCGCTGCTCGCCGAAGCCGAGGGCCCCTGCGGCTTCGCCGTCCACCAGGCCCTCGCCTACGGCCTCGGCGCCGGCCACGCCGAGGACCGCTCCGCCACCGTCGACGCGCTGCTCTCGCTGGCCGCCCAGCGGCAGCTCGACCCGGCGGCACTGGCCGCGGAGGTGCACGAACTGCTCGTCCTCGGTGCGGTCAAACCCAACCGGCTGGCCGCGACGCTCGCCGAACTCGCCGACCCCGCACCCCGCCTGACCTGGAGCGTGCTGGCCCCGCTGCTCCCCGCCCTGCTCGACGGCGGCCCCCCGCGCGGGGCCGCCGACCTGGTCGCCGTCGCCGTCGACTGCGCCCGCCGCAGCGGCGCCCGCGGCCCGATCGACGCGGTGACCCGCACCGCCGCCCGCAAGGGCGGCACCAAGCTGCTCGCGGAGGCCCGCAACCTGGCGGCGCTGCTCGGGCCGGCGTGA
- a CDS encoding MBL fold metallo-hydrolase, which translates to MSRPVSWLFRAGELAAEAGLALRDAKRSYRTLPRETWQRMRTDAFGADPSGWRLHRVRNSPHFVDGSFRNPVATRRLAYAHTPLALMRTKLVVDPSRRRPAAAVPVHRLLPMELAVPAASGLRLTWLGHATVLAELDGVRVLFDPVWSERCSPFDWIGPKRLHPVPLPLAELGPVDVVVISHDHYDHLDMPTVRTLAAGDAVFAVPLGVGAHLEHWGVSPRRIVDLDWWESTELDGLRLTATPARHYCSRGPRPSGRFLWSSWVVEGRRHRLFHSGDSGYFPGFAEIGRRFGPFDATMMQVGAYSEHWPEVHLTPEEAVQAHRDLRGDVLLPIHWGTFDLAPHPWEEPAERAVAAARDAGVTLAVPRPGRPFEPADPPTAGPWWRAVATAPSGADLLLPPAADSPVPDSPAALPLPDAPLH; encoded by the coding sequence GTGTCCCGCCCCGTCTCCTGGCTGTTCCGCGCCGGTGAACTGGCCGCCGAGGCCGGGCTCGCGCTGCGCGACGCGAAGCGCTCGTACCGGACGCTCCCCCGGGAGACCTGGCAGCGGATGCGCACCGACGCGTTCGGCGCCGACCCGTCGGGCTGGCGCCTGCACCGGGTGCGCAACTCGCCGCACTTCGTGGACGGCTCCTTCCGCAACCCGGTCGCCACCCGCCGGCTCGCCTACGCGCACACCCCGCTGGCCCTGATGCGCACCAAGCTCGTGGTCGACCCGAGCCGCCGCAGGCCGGCCGCGGCCGTCCCGGTGCACCGCCTGCTGCCGATGGAGCTGGCCGTCCCGGCCGCGTCCGGCCTGCGGCTGACCTGGCTGGGCCACGCCACCGTGCTGGCCGAACTGGACGGGGTCCGGGTGCTGTTCGACCCGGTGTGGAGCGAGCGCTGCTCCCCGTTCGACTGGATCGGCCCCAAGCGCCTGCACCCGGTGCCGCTGCCGCTGGCCGAACTCGGGCCGGTGGACGTGGTGGTGATCTCGCACGACCACTACGACCACCTGGACATGCCGACGGTGCGGACGCTGGCCGCGGGCGACGCGGTCTTCGCGGTCCCGCTGGGCGTCGGCGCGCACCTCGAGCACTGGGGCGTCTCGCCGCGCCGGATCGTCGACCTCGACTGGTGGGAGTCCACCGAGCTGGACGGCCTGCGGCTGACCGCCACCCCCGCCCGGCACTACTGCTCGCGCGGGCCCCGGCCGAGCGGCCGGTTCCTCTGGTCGTCCTGGGTGGTGGAGGGCAGGCGGCACCGGCTCTTCCACAGCGGCGACAGCGGCTACTTCCCGGGGTTCGCCGAGATCGGCCGCCGCTTCGGCCCGTTCGACGCGACGATGATGCAGGTCGGCGCGTACTCCGAGCACTGGCCGGAGGTCCACCTGACCCCCGAGGAGGCCGTGCAGGCCCACCGGGACCTGCGCGGCGACGTGCTGCTCCCGATCCACTGGGGGACCTTCGACCTCGCCCCGCACCCGTGGGAGGAGCCCGCCGAGCGCGCCGTCGCGGCCGCCCGGGACGCCGGCGTCACCCTGGCCGTGCCCCGCCCCGGCCGCCCCTTCGAGCCCGCCGACCCGCCGACCGCCGGCCCGTGGTGGCGCGCGGTGGCCACCGCCCCCTCCGGCGCGGACCTGCTGCTGCCGCCCGCCGCGGACTCCCCCGTCCCGGACAGCCCGGCCGCCCTCCCGCTGCCGGACGCCCCGCTGCACTGA